A genomic window from Dechloromonas sp. A34 includes:
- a CDS encoding pilus assembly protein PilP has protein sequence MKRIFLIALCGALGGCSGGDHEDLRQWMADNTKDMRGSVPKLPEVLPYQPVPYDVEGVLDPFKPNKIEPESKYKQAAGKGGAFQPDFEARELRNSLLEKYPIESLKMIGYLNVNNRPMAVIQVDDKVKQIKVGDYIGLDFGMVTQISDKEIELRELIQDSAGDWSERKSSLYLQSKEGSKK, from the coding sequence GTGAAGCGAATATTTCTTATCGCCTTGTGTGGTGCTCTCGGAGGTTGTTCCGGCGGGGACCACGAAGATCTAAGGCAGTGGATGGCGGACAATACGAAGGACATGCGAGGAAGTGTCCCCAAGCTGCCCGAGGTGCTGCCCTATCAGCCTGTTCCATACGACGTGGAGGGGGTTCTGGATCCGTTTAAACCAAATAAGATTGAGCCCGAATCCAAGTACAAGCAGGCAGCAGGAAAGGGCGGAGCTTTTCAGCCCGATTTTGAAGCTCGTGAATTGCGCAATAGTTTGCTTGAGAAATATCCCATTGAGTCGCTCAAGATGATCGGATACCTGAATGTCAATAATCGACCGATGGCCGTGATTCAGGTGGATGACAAGGTCAAGCAGATCAAGGTGGGTGATTATATCGGCCTCGATTTCGGGATGGTGACGCAGATTTCCGACAAGGAAATTGAACTGCGCGAATTGATTCAGGATTCTGCCGGTGACTGGAGTGAGCGCAAGAGTTCGCTTTACCTGCAGAGCAAGGAGGGAAGCAAGAAATGA
- the rocD gene encoding ornithine--oxo-acid transaminase: MRRLISLNPTVRCIGVASCLGAPVVGCEGGPESLKRAALSSVIRHNGLEAYWPDMLIPEPSATALNYLLNRVADATAAALAAGDRPLVIGGDHSMAAGTWRGIGRALGAAPGLIWIDAHLDAHTPASSPSGNAHGMPLAALFGMGDPLMTDIPGPILDPARTVVIGIRSYETAERERLVALGVRLYEMAEINERGLPEVFAEARAVVANGPWGISLDLDAIDPGHAPGVSTPVAGGLMPEALEQVLRGALRERNCVGLEIAEYNPLADPDGRTARLVLGLIDSAAAPDGATLRRWEAGFGANNYAPLPVVLKEGRGCWLTDVDGKRYLDLMSAYSATSFGHAHPRLLAAMNIQAGRLAVTSRAYSNDRLPLFLRRLALLTGYESVLPVNTGLEAVETALKAARKWAYKIKGVPENQAEIIACDGNFHGRSITIVGLSSEPQYQDGFGPFPPGLKRVPYGDAAALAAAITPNTAAFLVEAIQGEGGIILPPNGYLAACAAICQRHDVLLLVDEVQTGLGRTGKLLACQHDAVRPDGIILGKALGGGLLPISAFLADERVMQVFTPGDHGSTFGGNPLACSVALAALDLLEEEGLIEKSARLGELLLAGLHQLAEHASVIRSVRGRGLFAGIELDPEQAEASKVAEALLGNGVLTKDTHRTVLRLAPPLLISEDELAWGLARIAEVLNNISSRPRLVA, translated from the coding sequence ATGCGCAGGCTCATCTCCCTCAACCCGACGGTGCGTTGCATCGGGGTGGCCAGTTGTCTGGGCGCGCCAGTTGTCGGCTGCGAAGGCGGTCCCGAAAGCCTCAAGCGCGCAGCGCTGTCGTCGGTCATTCGCCATAACGGACTCGAAGCCTACTGGCCGGATATGCTGATTCCCGAGCCGTCGGCCACGGCACTGAATTACTTGTTGAACCGCGTGGCCGATGCGACAGCTGCTGCCCTTGCGGCGGGTGATCGGCCGCTGGTCATCGGCGGTGACCACAGCATGGCTGCCGGAACCTGGCGCGGCATCGGTCGCGCCCTCGGCGCGGCACCGGGACTGATCTGGATCGATGCCCACCTCGATGCCCATACCCCGGCCAGCAGTCCGTCCGGGAACGCTCACGGCATGCCCCTGGCAGCCTTGTTTGGAATGGGCGATCCGCTGATGACCGATATCCCGGGGCCGATCCTCGATCCGGCACGGACTGTGGTGATCGGTATCCGCAGCTACGAAACGGCGGAACGCGAACGTCTGGTGGCACTGGGTGTGCGCCTGTATGAGATGGCCGAAATTAACGAGCGTGGCCTGCCCGAGGTGTTTGCCGAAGCCCGCGCCGTGGTCGCCAACGGACCGTGGGGCATCAGCCTTGACCTTGATGCGATCGATCCCGGGCATGCGCCGGGCGTGTCGACCCCGGTCGCCGGTGGCCTGATGCCGGAGGCCCTGGAGCAGGTCTTGCGCGGCGCCCTGCGCGAGCGCAACTGCGTCGGCCTGGAAATCGCCGAATACAACCCGCTGGCCGATCCCGACGGCCGGACGGCGAGACTGGTTCTCGGCCTGATCGACTCCGCCGCCGCCCCTGATGGCGCTACCTTGCGGCGCTGGGAGGCCGGCTTCGGCGCCAACAACTATGCGCCGCTGCCGGTCGTCCTCAAGGAAGGGCGCGGTTGCTGGCTGACCGATGTCGACGGCAAGCGCTATCTCGACCTGATGTCGGCCTATTCGGCGACCAGTTTCGGCCATGCCCATCCCCGCCTGCTGGCCGCCATGAACATACAGGCGGGGCGTCTGGCGGTGACCTCGCGGGCTTATTCCAACGATCGCCTGCCGCTGTTCCTGCGCCGCTTGGCCCTGCTCACCGGTTACGAAAGCGTGTTGCCGGTCAATACCGGCCTCGAGGCCGTCGAAACGGCGCTCAAGGCGGCCCGCAAGTGGGCCTACAAGATCAAGGGCGTGCCGGAAAACCAGGCCGAGATCATCGCCTGCGACGGCAATTTCCATGGCCGCTCGATCACCATCGTCGGCCTCTCGTCCGAGCCCCAGTATCAGGACGGTTTCGGCCCCTTCCCGCCCGGCCTGAAGCGCGTTCCCTACGGCGACGCGGCGGCGCTGGCGGCGGCGATCACGCCCAATACGGCGGCTTTCCTGGTCGAAGCGATCCAGGGCGAGGGTGGCATCATCCTGCCGCCGAACGGTTATCTGGCCGCCTGTGCCGCCATCTGCCAGCGCCACGACGTCCTGCTGCTGGTCGACGAAGTGCAGACCGGGCTGGGCCGCACCGGCAAGTTGCTGGCCTGCCAGCACGATGCGGTTCGTCCCGACGGCATCATCCTCGGCAAGGCGCTGGGCGGTGGCCTGCTGCCGATCTCGGCCTTTCTCGCTGACGAACGGGTGATGCAGGTGTTCACACCGGGCGACCACGGCTCGACTTTTGGGGGCAATCCGTTGGCGTGCAGCGTCGCCCTGGCGGCATTGGATCTGCTGGAAGAGGAAGGCCTGATCGAAAAATCCGCACGACTCGGCGAACTTTTGCTCGCCGGACTACACCAACTGGCAGAGCATGCGTCAGTGATTCGGAGTGTGCGCGGTCGCGGTCTGTTTGCCGGTATCGAACTCGATCCCGAGCAGGCCGAGGCGAGTAAAGTCGCCGAGGCCCTGCTGGGCAATGGCGTGTTGACCAAGGATACGCACCGCACGGTGCTCCGCCTGGCGCCACCGCTGTTGATCAGCGAGGACGAGTTGGCCTGGGGCCTGGCGCGCATCGCCGAGGTATTGAACAATATTTCCAGCCGCCCGCGTCTGGTGGCATAA
- a CDS encoding type 4a pilus biogenesis protein PilO has protein sequence MNAKAISLPTSMPKVDFQAIANDFRFMNPNDPGAWPLIPKVTVLAGLLLVILLAGWWFLWSDQLIELETKQHEEETLKQQYLEKKRQAVNLDLYIQQLAEIDRSFGALLKQLPNKSEIEALLIEVNQAGLGRGLQFELFRPGQEQIKDFYAELPIAVKINGSYHDFGAFAADIAKLPRIVTLNNISIAPAKDGGLLSLDATTKTFRYLDEEEIARQKKPAQGAKK, from the coding sequence ATGAACGCAAAAGCCATTTCTCTGCCCACCTCGATGCCAAAGGTAGATTTTCAGGCTATCGCCAATGATTTCAGGTTCATGAACCCGAATGATCCGGGTGCCTGGCCTTTGATTCCAAAAGTTACTGTACTCGCAGGTTTGTTGCTGGTCATCTTGCTGGCCGGTTGGTGGTTTCTCTGGAGTGATCAGCTGATCGAGCTGGAAACCAAACAACACGAAGAGGAAACCCTCAAGCAGCAATATCTGGAAAAAAAACGTCAAGCCGTCAATCTTGACCTCTATATCCAGCAATTGGCTGAGATCGATCGCTCTTTTGGGGCACTATTAAAGCAACTTCCGAACAAATCGGAAATTGAGGCTTTGCTTATTGAAGTAAATCAAGCTGGCTTGGGGCGTGGATTGCAGTTTGAATTGTTCCGTCCTGGTCAAGAACAGATCAAAGACTTTTATGCTGAATTGCCGATCGCTGTAAAGATTAACGGGTCGTACCACGATTTTGGCGCATTCGCAGCCGACATTGCGAAATTGCCGCGAATTGTGACCCTTAACAATATCTCGATCGCGCCAGCAAAGGATGGGGGGCTATTGTCCCTTGATGCCACGACCAAAACTTTCCGTTATTTGGATGAAGAGGAAATCGCCAGGCAGAAGAAGCCGGCACAAGGAGCGAAGAAGTGA
- the aroB gene encoding 3-dehydroquinate synthase, with the protein MMTQTLNVELGERSYPIHIGCGLLAEVDLLVSHLKQKKAVVVTNATVAPLYLDALRATLEKGGVTTIPVILPDGEQYKTWETLNLIFDALLTAHCERSTTLIALGGGVIGDMGGFAAACYQRGMPFIQVPTTLLSLVDSSVGGKTAINHPLGKNMIGAFYQPKLVLADISTLDTLPDRELKAGLAEVIKYGLIRDPDFFAWLEVNLERLLERDKEALAYAVHRSCANKAEVVAADERESGERALLNLGHTFGHAIETGLGYGIWLHGEAVAAGTLIAAELSSKMGWLAPDAVLRIENLFVRAGLPVHGVALGSVRYLDLMRHDKKVLDGRMRLVLLRSIGEAVMSDEASEPQILAAIEARCTPTGR; encoded by the coding sequence ATGATGACTCAGACATTGAATGTGGAGCTCGGCGAGCGCTCCTATCCGATTCATATCGGCTGTGGATTGTTGGCGGAAGTCGACTTGCTTGTTTCGCACCTGAAACAGAAAAAAGCCGTGGTGGTAACCAATGCCACGGTCGCTCCGCTCTATCTCGACGCCCTGCGAGCGACGTTGGAAAAAGGCGGCGTAACGACAATTCCGGTGATTCTGCCGGATGGCGAACAGTACAAGACATGGGAAACGCTCAATCTGATCTTCGATGCCCTCCTTACTGCTCATTGTGAGCGGAGTACGACCCTGATTGCCCTGGGTGGAGGAGTCATTGGTGATATGGGCGGGTTTGCTGCTGCCTGTTATCAACGTGGGATGCCTTTCATCCAGGTCCCGACGACCCTGTTGTCATTGGTTGACTCTTCTGTTGGTGGCAAGACGGCAATAAACCACCCGCTGGGCAAGAACATGATTGGGGCTTTTTATCAGCCCAAGTTGGTACTGGCTGACATCTCGACACTCGATACCTTGCCTGATCGCGAATTGAAGGCAGGTCTGGCGGAGGTGATCAAGTATGGGTTGATCCGCGATCCCGACTTCTTTGCCTGGCTGGAGGTCAACCTCGAGCGCCTTCTGGAGCGCGACAAGGAGGCATTGGCCTATGCTGTGCATCGCTCCTGTGCCAACAAGGCGGAAGTGGTTGCAGCAGATGAGCGCGAAAGTGGCGAACGTGCGCTGCTGAATCTGGGTCATACCTTCGGCCATGCAATTGAGACCGGCTTGGGGTATGGGATATGGTTGCATGGAGAAGCGGTGGCTGCCGGCACGTTAATAGCGGCGGAACTGTCGTCGAAGATGGGTTGGTTGGCACCTGATGCGGTGTTGCGGATCGAGAACTTATTTGTTCGGGCTGGTCTACCCGTGCACGGGGTAGCTTTGGGTTCGGTTCGCTATCTCGATCTAATGCGTCACGACAAGAAGGTGCTGGACGGCCGGATGCGATTGGTCTTGTTACGGTCGATTGGCGAGGCCGTAATGTCGGATGAGGCGAGCGAGCCCCAGATACTGGCGGCTATCGAAGCGCGATGCACCCCGACGGGGAGGTAG
- a CDS encoding glutamate synthase subunit beta, producing MGKPTGFMEFERLSEAYDPVEQRLKHYKEFVHTLNDEDAKTQGARCMDCGIPFCNNGCPVNNIIPDWNDLVYRGNWKQALEVLHSTNNFPDFTGRICPAPCEAACTLTINAAPVGIKSIEHFIIDKGWESGWVVPQPPKSKTGKKIAVVGSGPAGLAAAQQLARVGHAVTVFEKSDRLGGLLAYGIPDFKLEKTVVDRRIAQMEAEGVTFKTKVVVGSKDLPAGINNDAAEVVSADQLKKDFDAVILAAGAEVPRDLPVPGRELKGIYAALEFLIPQNKEVQQGKANPINVKGKHVIVIGGGDTGSDCVGTSNRHGAASITQFELMPMPPEEENKALTWPYWPYKLRTSSSHDEGCSRDFAVATKKFIDDGKGNVKALQAVRVEWKDGKMVEVAGSEFELPCDNAFLAMGFTNPVSSLLEAFGVAKDNRGNAKATTDGDGCYATNVAKVFAAGDVRRGQSLVVWAIREGRQAAREVDQFLMGATTLPR from the coding sequence ATGGGCAAGCCGACTGGATTCATGGAATTCGAACGCCTTTCCGAGGCGTACGACCCGGTCGAACAGCGTCTGAAGCATTACAAGGAATTCGTTCATACCCTGAACGACGAGGATGCCAAGACCCAGGGCGCACGCTGCATGGATTGCGGCATTCCGTTCTGCAACAACGGCTGCCCGGTGAACAACATCATTCCCGACTGGAATGACCTGGTTTACCGCGGCAACTGGAAGCAGGCGCTGGAAGTCCTGCATTCCACCAACAACTTCCCCGACTTCACCGGTCGCATCTGCCCGGCACCCTGCGAAGCCGCCTGTACGCTGACCATCAACGCCGCGCCGGTGGGTATCAAGTCGATCGAGCACTTCATCATCGACAAGGGCTGGGAGTCGGGCTGGGTCGTGCCGCAGCCGCCGAAGAGCAAGACCGGCAAGAAGATCGCCGTCGTCGGTTCCGGCCCGGCCGGCCTGGCCGCCGCCCAGCAACTGGCGCGTGTCGGCCATGCCGTGACTGTGTTCGAAAAGAGCGACCGTCTCGGCGGCCTGCTCGCCTACGGCATCCCCGACTTCAAGCTGGAAAAGACCGTTGTCGACCGCCGTATTGCCCAGATGGAAGCCGAAGGCGTTACCTTCAAGACCAAGGTCGTGGTCGGCAGCAAGGATCTGCCAGCCGGCATCAACAACGATGCGGCAGAAGTCGTCTCGGCTGATCAGTTGAAGAAGGATTTCGATGCGGTGATCCTCGCCGCCGGTGCCGAAGTGCCGCGCGATCTGCCGGTGCCGGGCCGTGAGTTGAAGGGTATCTACGCCGCGCTGGAATTCCTGATTCCGCAGAACAAGGAAGTCCAGCAGGGCAAGGCCAATCCGATCAACGTCAAGGGCAAGCATGTCATCGTCATCGGTGGCGGTGATACCGGCTCCGACTGCGTCGGTACCTCCAACCGTCATGGTGCCGCCTCGATCACTCAGTTCGAGCTGATGCCGATGCCGCCGGAAGAGGAAAACAAGGCGCTGACCTGGCCCTACTGGCCGTACAAGCTGCGCACTTCTTCGTCGCACGATGAAGGTTGTTCCCGCGATTTCGCGGTGGCGACCAAGAAGTTCATCGACGACGGCAAGGGCAACGTCAAGGCGCTGCAGGCCGTTCGCGTCGAGTGGAAGGACGGCAAGATGGTCGAAGTCGCCGGTTCGGAATTCGAACTGCCGTGCGACAACGCCTTCCTGGCCATGGGCTTCACCAATCCGGTGAGCAGCCTGCTCGAAGCCTTCGGCGTCGCCAAGGACAACCGTGGCAACGCCAAGGCGACGACCGATGGTGACGGCTGCTATGCCACCAATGTCGCCAAGGTCTTTGCCGCCGGCGACGTCCGTCGTGGTCAGTCGCTGGTCGTCTGGGCGATCCGTGAAGGTCGTCAGGCGGCGCGCGAGGTCGATCAGTTCCTGATGGGCGCGACCACGCTGCCGCGCTAA
- a CDS encoding PilN domain-containing protein, giving the protein MIRINLLPHREEAKKAKREQFFVLVGLVAILGALIVFAGYTLISTAIDNQVGKNDFLKKEIAVLDKELDQIKRLKEQTQALLSRKQVIENLQRDRGETVYLLSELVKQVPEGIYLKSLKQDGLKVNISGYAQSNARVSALMRNLEASPWLESPQLIETKAGVLNGRRINEFGMNFTLTRVKPEEAKGAK; this is encoded by the coding sequence ATGATTCGCATCAACCTCCTGCCGCATCGCGAAGAGGCGAAGAAGGCCAAGCGCGAGCAGTTTTTTGTACTCGTAGGCTTGGTGGCCATACTTGGAGCGCTCATCGTTTTTGCCGGGTATACGCTGATTTCGACGGCAATCGACAATCAGGTCGGTAAGAACGATTTCCTTAAGAAAGAGATTGCAGTTCTTGATAAAGAACTGGATCAAATCAAGCGTCTTAAGGAACAGACGCAGGCACTTCTCTCACGCAAACAAGTCATTGAGAATCTTCAGAGAGATCGGGGTGAAACGGTTTATCTATTGAGCGAACTTGTCAAACAGGTGCCCGAAGGGATCTACCTGAAGTCTCTCAAGCAGGATGGTTTGAAGGTAAATATCAGTGGTTACGCGCAGTCGAATGCCCGTGTCTCAGCGCTGATGAGAAATCTTGAAGCTTCTCCGTGGCTGGAAAGTCCGCAGCTGATTGAGACCAAGGCTGGTGTGCTTAATGGTCGTCGAATCAACGAGTTTGGGATGAATTTCACCCTGACTCGAGTCAAGCCGGAAGAAGCAAAGGGGGCAAAATGA
- a CDS encoding shikimate kinase, whose protein sequence is MGAGKTTVGRQLAKRLGRTFYDSDHEIVARTGVPIPTIFEIEGEDGFRRREAQAITELSSEENIVLATGGGVVLNPENRRRLHDTGWVVYLNVPPALLYERTRHDRNRPLLQVADPLARLEELYAIRDPLYRETAHFVVNGTHLVASGIVQNLLREFNQLGQ, encoded by the coding sequence ATGGGGGCCGGTAAAACCACCGTGGGGCGTCAGTTGGCGAAGCGTTTGGGGCGGACTTTTTATGATTCCGACCATGAAATCGTTGCGCGAACCGGAGTGCCCATTCCGACGATTTTCGAGATCGAAGGAGAGGATGGGTTCCGGCGACGCGAAGCGCAGGCGATCACGGAACTCTCGAGTGAGGAAAATATCGTCTTGGCAACCGGCGGAGGCGTTGTTCTGAACCCAGAAAATCGCCGTCGCTTGCATGATACGGGTTGGGTGGTCTATCTGAATGTGCCGCCGGCGCTACTGTATGAGCGAACTCGTCATGACAGAAATCGCCCGCTACTTCAGGTTGCCGATCCATTGGCTCGACTGGAAGAGCTTTATGCCATCCGTGATCCCCTCTATCGGGAAACCGCACATTTTGTGGTTAACGGAACCCACCTCGTTGCCTCCGGAATCGTACAGAATCTACTGCGCGAATTTAACCAATTGGGCCAATGA
- the pilQ gene encoding type IV pilus secretin PilQ: protein MKFINYALLAASACLALISPVSAQDAATNTIEAINVAKQGNDIAVKIDLKSPLTVPPAGFSVANPAKIALDFPLTTNGLGKNSQGINEGDLRSLNIVQAGERTRLVLNLVRNMNYTTRLDGKSIYVTLSPIARVGDSVQRVTRFADERVFGSKHALQDVQFRRGKDGEGRIIVDLSDAGAGIDIRQQGANLIVDFIKTSVPEHLRRKLDVTDFATPVTSVETRAQGDNVRMIISPKGQWEHNAYQSDSQFVVEVKRIVEDPNKLVQGTKVGYQGPRVSINYQNGDVRALLRLMAEELGLNAVISETVTGTTTLVLKDVPADQVIDIIFQQKGLDMRKKGNIIMIAPRDEIATREKLEFESKQQISDLEPIKLEQFVLNYQKATDVARLLAGLAPAGGGVAGPAQRILSKRGSAVADPQSNILFVNDIPSKLDEIRLFISAIDIGARQVQIEARIVEANDSFKRDLGVKLNFINSKPIQAGGSGIFGVGGTMTPQIGTTPATLVQNSNIGVNLPISQTTGGTLAFSLFNSSITRILNLELAALESDGVGKIISSPRVVTANNVKAKIEDGTEVPYVTPQALGAPATVTFKSAKLSLEVTPQITPEGAVKMLLVVKKEEPDFTNVVQGNPPLKSSIVETTVVVENGGTVVIGGVFISSNQGTINKVPLLGDIPFLGWLFKFKEDVNNRRELLVFISPSVISDKMRLN from the coding sequence ATGAAATTTATCAACTATGCACTGCTTGCAGCTTCGGCCTGCCTTGCCTTGATCTCGCCGGTAAGCGCTCAAGACGCTGCCACTAATACCATAGAGGCAATCAATGTCGCCAAGCAGGGTAACGACATTGCCGTCAAGATTGACCTCAAGTCGCCTCTGACTGTGCCTCCGGCTGGATTCAGCGTGGCCAATCCTGCAAAAATTGCCCTCGATTTTCCTCTGACCACTAATGGGTTGGGGAAAAATAGCCAGGGCATTAACGAAGGTGATCTTCGTAGTCTGAATATTGTGCAAGCGGGAGAGCGTACTCGCTTGGTACTAAATCTCGTGCGCAATATGAACTACACAACGCGTCTGGATGGAAAGTCGATTTACGTAACCCTATCGCCGATCGCGCGGGTCGGCGATAGCGTGCAACGCGTTACTCGATTTGCCGATGAACGTGTCTTTGGCAGTAAACATGCGTTGCAAGACGTTCAGTTTCGTCGCGGTAAGGATGGCGAAGGGCGAATTATTGTTGATCTCAGCGATGCCGGAGCAGGCATCGATATCCGGCAACAAGGGGCAAACCTGATCGTTGATTTCATTAAGACCTCAGTTCCTGAACATCTACGCCGCAAACTTGATGTTACCGATTTTGCTACACCGGTTACCAGCGTCGAAACGCGGGCTCAGGGCGACAATGTACGCATGATAATTTCTCCCAAAGGCCAATGGGAGCACAACGCTTATCAGAGTGACTCTCAGTTTGTCGTCGAGGTTAAACGCATTGTCGAAGATCCGAATAAGTTGGTTCAGGGTACGAAGGTTGGTTATCAGGGGCCGCGCGTCAGCATTAATTACCAGAATGGCGATGTCCGTGCCTTGTTGCGACTGATGGCTGAAGAGTTGGGGCTGAATGCGGTGATTAGTGAAACAGTCACCGGAACTACCACCCTAGTGCTTAAGGATGTTCCGGCTGATCAGGTCATCGACATCATTTTTCAGCAAAAGGGCCTGGATATGCGCAAAAAGGGCAATATCATCATGATTGCCCCGCGCGACGAAATTGCGACCCGTGAAAAGCTGGAATTTGAATCCAAGCAGCAGATCAGTGATCTGGAGCCAATAAAACTCGAACAATTTGTTCTGAATTATCAAAAGGCGACCGATGTGGCGCGTCTTCTTGCCGGATTGGCTCCAGCAGGGGGGGGGGTCGCAGGACCCGCACAGCGAATTTTGAGTAAACGTGGTAGTGCGGTCGCAGATCCCCAGTCCAATATCCTTTTTGTCAATGACATTCCTTCTAAACTAGATGAGATTCGTTTATTTATCAGCGCAATTGATATTGGAGCGCGTCAGGTCCAGATTGAAGCGCGGATCGTTGAGGCTAATGACAGCTTCAAGCGTGATTTGGGAGTAAAGCTGAATTTTATTAATTCAAAACCTATCCAGGCGGGCGGGAGTGGGATTTTCGGTGTGGGGGGGACCATGACGCCACAGATTGGCACTACGCCCGCCACCTTGGTTCAAAACTCTAACATTGGAGTTAACCTGCCAATATCGCAAACAACCGGTGGAACGTTGGCATTTTCCTTATTTAATTCATCAATCACGCGAATTCTAAACCTTGAGCTAGCTGCGCTCGAATCGGATGGGGTGGGGAAGATTATTTCTAGTCCCAGAGTGGTCACGGCAAATAATGTCAAGGCCAAAATTGAAGATGGTACCGAAGTTCCCTATGTAACCCCGCAGGCGTTGGGGGCACCAGCCACCGTCACCTTCAAATCGGCGAAATTGAGTCTGGAGGTCACTCCCCAAATTACACCAGAGGGGGCTGTAAAAATGCTGCTGGTGGTCAAAAAGGAGGAGCCGGATTTTACCAATGTCGTGCAAGGAAACCCTCCGTTAAAAAGCTCGATAGTGGAAACTACTGTTGTGGTCGAGAATGGTGGCACGGTAGTAATTGGTGGGGTTTTTATCTCCAGTAACCAGGGTACGATTAATAAAGTCCCGCTGCTCGGGGACATACCGTTCTTAGGCTGGTTGTTTAAGTTCAAAGAAGATGTTAATAATCGTCGAGAATTGCTGGTGTTCATTTCTCCATCTGTGATTTCAGACAAGATGCGCCTCAACTGA
- a CDS encoding pilus assembly protein PilM gives MGFDISALLNPKARSLLGLDISSSAVKMVELTANGKDGYRVERYTIEVLPKDAVSDGNIANLEGVVDCVRRAWKRLGTSTRNVAMALPGSAVITKKIIVPAGLRDEELEAQVESEANQYIPFSIDEVNLDFQVIGPAPSVPDELEVLIAASKKERVEDRVAVADAAGLKAVVVDVESLAALSAFELIERQLPESGKNQVVALIDSGANVMNLTVLRNGQQVYSREQAFGGGQLTQDISRHYGMSYEDAEAAKRAGNLPEGYEAELLNPFMENLALEVSRALQFFFTSTQYNQVDHIVLAGGCAVIPGIDEIVATRTQVNTLIANPFANMVLSDRVKAKSLLADSSSLMVACGLALRRFDPS, from the coding sequence GTGGGCTTCGATATCTCCGCGTTGTTAAATCCCAAGGCGCGTTCCTTGCTCGGTTTGGACATTAGTTCCTCCGCAGTCAAGATGGTCGAATTGACCGCCAATGGGAAGGACGGCTACCGTGTCGAGCGCTACACCATCGAGGTGTTGCCCAAAGATGCGGTTTCCGATGGCAATATTGCCAATCTGGAGGGGGTGGTCGATTGCGTCAGGCGGGCCTGGAAGCGCTTGGGCACGTCGACCCGCAATGTCGCAATGGCCTTGCCCGGCTCGGCAGTAATTACCAAGAAAATCATCGTTCCAGCAGGGTTGCGCGATGAAGAACTGGAGGCTCAGGTTGAATCGGAAGCCAATCAGTACATTCCATTTTCTATTGATGAAGTCAATCTGGACTTTCAGGTAATTGGCCCGGCTCCTTCTGTGCCGGATGAACTGGAAGTTCTGATCGCCGCCTCGAAGAAAGAGCGTGTTGAGGATCGGGTTGCGGTAGCTGATGCGGCCGGACTCAAGGCGGTGGTCGTGGATGTCGAGTCCTTGGCTGCCTTGTCGGCGTTTGAGTTGATTGAGCGGCAGTTGCCGGAGTCAGGTAAGAATCAGGTGGTTGCCCTGATAGATTCCGGGGCCAATGTCATGAACCTCACTGTCTTGCGTAACGGTCAACAGGTCTATTCTCGCGAGCAGGCATTTGGCGGCGGGCAATTGACTCAGGATATTTCCCGGCATTACGGCATGAGTTACGAGGATGCCGAGGCGGCCAAGCGTGCCGGAAACCTGCCTGAGGGTTATGAGGCCGAGTTGCTCAATCCCTTCATGGAAAATCTGGCTCTCGAAGTGTCGCGCGCTTTGCAGTTCTTCTTCACATCGACACAATACAATCAGGTTGACCACATCGTGCTGGCCGGCGGATGTGCAGTTATCCCCGGGATTGACGAAATAGTCGCCACCCGGACTCAGGTCAATACGCTGATTGCTAACCCGTTTGCCAATATGGTTCTCTCCGACCGCGTCAAGGCGAAGAGTCTGCTGGCCGACTCCTCCTCGTTGATGGTGGCCTGCGGCCTAGCTTTGCGGAGGTTCGATCCATCATGA